Proteins encoded by one window of Cuniculiplasma divulgatum:
- a CDS encoding ATP-binding protein translates to MPKRKVNTTEDVKIPSNPLDRVIGQDDAVKIARVAAKQRRNLLLVGPPGIGKSMIAQAMSFLIEVPEHEVRVIHNLMYPERPYVEVKSRAQVEQESDEINAADGIIVSPEDIPADVSEKLGYRCPSCGYISLYTDTTCPRCGEPKNKNNAQGPFGDMFNVLGAALGVQNNMERVSSTRRVGEKEEVIIYERFNDKVKILDEKALERKKKMEKKSPSKVIVPLNRNTFILATGASETELLGDVRHDPYGGHPQLGTMPYERVIAGSIHEAHEGVLFIDEITHLGELQRSILTAMQEKKFPITGRNPQSAGASVRVDSVPTDFILVGACNIQDLPQILSPLRSRIAGNGYEVLMEVSMPYNEKNVERYLQFIAQEIISDGKIPHMEIDAAMIIVEEGKRRASIIDHRENALTLRLRELGGLIRASGDIAVSKEHKYITKDDVMEALKIYMPVEEKINKIYGNMGNAISSESTASQKMSGYYGGFHNYYVDPSYQ, encoded by the coding sequence TTGCCAAAGAGAAAAGTGAATACAACAGAAGATGTTAAAATACCATCTAACCCACTTGACAGGGTTATAGGACAGGATGATGCTGTTAAGATAGCAAGAGTTGCAGCAAAACAGAGGAGAAATCTTCTGCTTGTAGGACCACCAGGAATTGGAAAGTCAATGATCGCACAGGCGATGTCTTTTCTTATAGAGGTTCCAGAACACGAAGTTAGGGTTATACATAATCTAATGTACCCCGAAAGGCCATACGTAGAGGTAAAGAGCCGGGCACAGGTTGAACAGGAGAGTGATGAGATCAATGCAGCTGATGGTATTATTGTAAGCCCCGAAGATATACCTGCAGATGTGTCTGAGAAACTCGGGTACAGATGCCCATCATGTGGATACATTTCCCTTTACACCGATACAACCTGTCCAAGATGTGGGGAGCCAAAAAATAAGAATAATGCACAGGGACCATTCGGAGATATGTTTAATGTTCTGGGTGCTGCCCTTGGAGTACAGAACAATATGGAAAGAGTATCTTCCACCAGAAGAGTAGGAGAAAAGGAGGAAGTGATAATCTACGAACGATTCAATGACAAGGTAAAGATTCTGGATGAGAAGGCCCTGGAAAGAAAAAAGAAAATGGAGAAGAAAAGCCCAAGCAAGGTCATAGTACCACTGAACAGAAATACATTCATTCTTGCAACAGGTGCCAGTGAAACAGAACTACTTGGAGATGTGAGGCATGACCCATACGGGGGTCACCCACAGCTTGGAACCATGCCCTATGAGAGAGTCATAGCCGGATCTATCCATGAGGCACATGAAGGTGTTCTCTTTATAGATGAGATAACACACCTTGGAGAACTGCAAAGGTCTATACTGACTGCAATGCAGGAAAAGAAATTTCCCATAACAGGTAGGAATCCTCAAAGTGCTGGTGCAAGTGTCAGGGTGGATTCAGTACCAACTGATTTCATTCTTGTGGGTGCATGTAACATTCAGGACCTCCCACAGATTCTCAGTCCTTTGAGATCGAGAATTGCAGGAAATGGATACGAGGTGCTGATGGAGGTATCCATGCCATATAACGAAAAGAATGTTGAAAGATATCTACAGTTTATTGCTCAGGAAATAATCAGTGACGGAAAGATTCCACATATGGAAATAGATGCAGCCATGATCATCGTTGAGGAGGGAAAAAGAAGGGCCAGTATAATAGATCACAGGGAAAATGCATTGACTCTAAGGTTAAGGGAACTCGGTGGTCTGATCAGGGCATCAGGCGATATTGCTGTGAGCAAGGAACATAAATACATAACAAAGGATGATGTGATGGAGGCATTAAAGATATACATGCCAGTCGAGGAGAAGATAAACAAGATATATGGTAATATGGGTAATGCTATTTCCAGCGAGTCAACAGCCTCACAGAAAATGTCTGGTTATTATGGTGGGTTTCATAACTACTATGTGGACCCTTCATACCAATAA